AAATTTTGTATATGCCGTAAAGACTCCTACTGCAGAATATATTCTCCGTATGACTGATATCAGTCACAAACATAAATTTCACGCTGCTATTGCATGGCAGAAAATGTTACTCCCACTAGGAGTTCCGCTTGCTGAATTTATTAAATCAGATTTAGATGCTGAGTACTCCCCTTATCCAGCATTACTGATGATGCGCCTGCCTGGCGATGATCTCATTAATGTCTATCGACATCTTACCGATGTAGATAAGAAAAATTTAGCTAATGAGATGATGAACATACAAGCTCTATGTAACAGGCTTCCTGAAGGCCTTGGTTTTGGTATTCTTGATAGTTATCATGATATTTCAGCAGAAAAAACATGGTATGAATTTTTGTCAAAAAGATTAGAATTATACAAAGAGCATATAACAAACAATGCCTTTTTTAACCCAGAACTGGTTACAGAAGTTCTTGATGTAGCTAAAGATATGGAGGAAAGTTTTAGAATAATTCGGCCAATGCCTTTTTTATGGGATGCCAGCGAACGAAATGTACTTGTATACAATGGCAAGATTGCAGGTATTGTAGACGTTGATGAAATGTGTTTTGGTGATCCATTATTAGTGATTGCGCTGACCAGTACGTGTCTTGAACTCGAAGGTTTTGATACTATATATACTGATTACTGGGCAGAAGCCTTGCATCTTGATAAGTCAGCACAAACCAGACTTGATTTTTATAGGTTGTTTTATGCAATAGCATTCATGCGAAAACATTCAATGCAAACAGCAAATAGTAAAAAGGTTCTATTTGATACGAAGAAATTGTTAAGCATTTTTAATCACTCATTGGCGCGGCTGAATCAATAAGCTAAATATTTGAACCTAACCATTACTACTCTGCAGTAATTAATAGAATCATTTATTCGTATAATATGCCGCAGCATAAACGGATAATTTCCTTCCCGGATCCCCTATCTTTACTATACTTACATTAAGAGACTACACCGCATAAGAGTACCCGCCAAAATACCGAAAGGCTCATTAGCCTCTTAATATTAGGTTTTTCTCTTATGCCGTTCTTCATCAGCCTAATGTCTTCGATTGCGTAATATGACACTTTCAGGTATTAAAGATTTACATTATTCATGAGATGGCTCCTAAGTCTCAACTTATTAATAAAGATGGAATTTATTCACTCTTTATTTAAGGAATAAAATTATTATGGAGAATTTGCACTTTATACCAGAAGCAGATTTTGAAATATCTCGTTTAAAAGAACTCTACGAATTAAATATTTTAGATACAGGCAAAGAAGAACGTTTTGATAGATTTACAGATCTAATTTCAGATCTGTTTGATGTGCCTATTGTCTTAATTGGCCTGGTTGATAAACATAGAGAATGGATTAAATCTTATACGGGAATATCAATAAATCAAATACCTCGGGATATATCCTTTTGTGCCCATACACTATATGAAAAAGAAATTTTAGTTATTAATAATGCAAAAAAAGATCCCCGCTTTGAAGGAAGCCATTTAGTTTTGAATAAGCCCCATATCTCTTTTTATGCGGGAGCTTTATTGAGAGGCCCAACAGGAAAACCAATAGGAGCATTATCTATTATTGATAAGAGACCTCGAAAATTCAATTCTCGAAAGCAACAACAATTAATTCAATTTGCTCGGTTAGTTGAGCGTGAATTATGTTACTCCTACTACAATAATAAAATTCGAATCGATACTGAGAGTTCTTCATTTAATGATTTTTTAACGGGACTACCTAACCGCCATATATTAAAAGAACGATTAGGACAAGCTGTTGAAGTGGCGCAATATCCTCAGCAAATTGCTGTAATTTCTTTAAAAATTAACCAACTTCAAGAGTTAAAAAGCTCTGCTGGAGATGAGGTGATTAGTTGCATTATCAATGAAACCAGTGCACGGCTAAAAAAAACGCTTATGAAATCTGATGGTATTTCTCTATGGGAAGAGGATCATTTTATTCTTTTTATTACTATCAATCCTCAGACTTCGTCTCTTTTAATGAAATTGGAAAATATATTGAATACATTAGAAGATAAATTTGAATTTAAAGAGGAAAAATATTCACTATCTACTAATATAGGCATTAGTATTTTCCCTAATGACAGCCATGATGCAAATCAATTAGTAGAGAATGCAATTTATGCTATGCGGTTGCTTACATCTGATAGTAAGCCTCCTTATCGTTTTTTTTCTGAAGAGGCTACTACGAAATTAACGAAGCAATTTGAGCTGGAACATTTACTTATAAAAGCAATAGAAACAAATGCCCTTGAACTATACTACCAACCTAAAGTGGATATATCATCTGGATTAATTTGTGGCGTTGAAGCATTGTGTCGATGGAATGATCCTACTTATGGTTCGATTTCACCGACAGAGTTTATTTTGATTGCAGAGCAATCCGATATAATTATCCAATTAGGAGAATGGGTATTAAAGGAAGCATGCAAAAAAAATAAGGAATGGCAATCTCAAGGATTGAGGCCTATACCTATCTCAGTAAATGTTTCCAAAAAACAATTAATGAAGAAAGATTTTCCTCAAGATGTAAAGAAAATATTACAAGAATCAAAATTGCGTGCAAAATATTTAGATCTAGAAATCACAGAGTCCTCTTTAATTAACATAGAAGATATAATTGAAAATTTAAATATTATTTTTAAATTAGGGATTACATTTTCATTAGATGATTTTGGCACGGGATATTCTTCACTTTCCTACCTGAAGAATTTGCCCCTAAAAACATTAAAAATCGATATATCTTTTATAAAACAGATGGTTTCAAATACACATGATGCAGTGATGGTAAGAACAATAGTTGCAATGGCTAAATCTTTAGGGCTAGTTTGTCTTGCTGAAGGGGTTGAAAATTCTAATCAACTATTATTCCTACAGGCTTATCAGTGTGATCAAATACAGGGCTACTTATTTAGTCAACCCTTAACAGCTGATGAATTTGCCAGGTTATTATCTAAAAAAGATATTTTTAAAAAAATCATTCAATGGCGTGGCTGATTAACTTAATTGAAAAATATGAATTTTATACTAACAAAGAATGCCTTAATTTAGAGGATAGGTCAGCAATTCACTGCACACAGGCCCGGCGAGCAAGGTTAATATAGGATACGTGTTGTATACTTATAATACAGTTCGTTCAGGGATGTTATCATGGAAAAAACATTTTTAGCGGTATTAATAGTTGTGCCTTTAACCTTTTTGACTGGTTGTGTTACTGAAACTGCCTATTCCCCTGGCTATGCTTATTCTCCCGGTTATAGTACAAGCTATGTCTCTCCTGTAGGTTATGGCATTGATGATTATGGACTTGGCTATGGGGTTGATGATGGACTTGGTTATGGCTTAGGCCTGGTTAACCTGGTTGGCTTTGGTGGCGGCTATTACGGAGGGGGTTGGGGTAACGGAGGCTGGGGCCGAGGAGGTTGGGGTCGCGGTGGTTGGGGCCACGGAGGCGGCGGTTTCCATGGCGGCGGTTTCCATGGCGGCGGTTTCCATGGCGGCGGTTTCCATGGCGGTGGTTTCCATGGCGGTGGTTTCCATGGTGGAGGTTTCCATCGTTAATAAAATATTATTGCGACATAGATGAACCAATTTGGGGCGCTGGTACCCTGGTTTAACAATTGAAAAAAAGTAGTTTGTAGTTGTCGGGCAACAGATTGCCCGGCACCTACAAGCATCTCAAATCCTATCTTCGGTAATATTAATCATCATTTCCAGGGATTTTTTGGCATTATCAATGACCCATTGTTGA
This Legionella fallonii LLAP-10 DNA region includes the following protein-coding sequences:
- a CDS encoding sensor domain-containing phosphodiesterase — its product is MENLHFIPEADFEISRLKELYELNILDTGKEERFDRFTDLISDLFDVPIVLIGLVDKHREWIKSYTGISINQIPRDISFCAHTLYEKEILVINNAKKDPRFEGSHLVLNKPHISFYAGALLRGPTGKPIGALSIIDKRPRKFNSRKQQQLIQFARLVERELCYSYYNNKIRIDTESSSFNDFLTGLPNRHILKERLGQAVEVAQYPQQIAVISLKINQLQELKSSAGDEVISCIINETSARLKKTLMKSDGISLWEEDHFILFITINPQTSSLLMKLENILNTLEDKFEFKEEKYSLSTNIGISIFPNDSHDANQLVENAIYAMRLLTSDSKPPYRFFSEEATTKLTKQFELEHLLIKAIETNALELYYQPKVDISSGLICGVEALCRWNDPTYGSISPTEFILIAEQSDIIIQLGEWVLKEACKKNKEWQSQGLRPIPISVNVSKKQLMKKDFPQDVKKILQESKLRAKYLDLEITESSLINIEDIIENLNIIFKLGITFSLDDFGTGYSSLSYLKNLPLKTLKIDISFIKQMVSNTHDAVMVRTIVAMAKSLGLVCLAEGVENSNQLLFLQAYQCDQIQGYLFSQPLTADEFARLLSKKDIFKKIIQWRG
- a CDS encoding aminoglycoside phosphotransferase family protein; amino-acid sequence: MATGEQNFVYAVKTPTAEYILRMTDISHKHKFHAAIAWQKMLLPLGVPLAEFIKSDLDAEYSPYPALLMMRLPGDDLINVYRHLTDVDKKNLANEMMNIQALCNRLPEGLGFGILDSYHDISAEKTWYEFLSKRLELYKEHITNNAFFNPELVTEVLDVAKDMEESFRIIRPMPFLWDASERNVLVYNGKIAGIVDVDEMCFGDPLLVIALTSTCLELEGFDTIYTDYWAEALHLDKSAQTRLDFYRLFYAIAFMRKHSMQTANSKKVLFDTKKLLSIFNHSLARLNQ